From one Chlamydiifrater phoenicopteri genomic stretch:
- the lpxB gene encoding lipid-A-disaccharide synthase has translation MFSDDVVRFLYPVGLVANLFFGSAFILQWVLSTKFKQSFVPKTFWYLSSIGSFMMIFHGVIQSQYPVTLLHSVNFVISLRNINLYNKRPAPFLNVVLLMSFTIVLTSIPFILQSFICENSCWMATPNIFNLPINPPNLTWRIVGCFGLFIFSSRFLVQWLYAERFKTSNFPEVFWKIGFLGCLLSLLYFIRVADPINILSYGCGIFPPIANLFLIYKNRKRLISQSAQNHTYFISAGEASGDRLGADLITKIKAKHPEIHFVGIGGPLMRAAGMEEVLPMESFCISGFKEVFLAIPKIFLFYRKIVSFVLQKNPEKLIFIDFPDFHFLIIRKLRKKKFTNKIIFYVCPSIWAWRKKRKVFLEKNVNLLLSLLPFEKQLFNDSSLRVLYVGHPLVKEIEQHQPEPCWKDKCNVSEGDFVAFFPGSRHGDILKNLPVQLQAFKASSLQSSHQALISCSSPAFAKSISEIARKEQIERFSIIPSEYRYELAKSCQCAIAKCGTIVFETALMQTPTIVTCRLGSIDAFLIKYLFRIFLSSYCLPNIILGKIVFPEFLGSKEDTSPKEIATAIERTLSLEEKHLQQLCCRELKEVMESNISSEEDIISAIVN, from the coding sequence ATGTTCTCTGATGATGTTGTCCGTTTCTTATATCCAGTAGGGTTAGTAGCCAACTTGTTCTTCGGTAGCGCGTTTATTCTTCAATGGGTTCTAAGCACAAAGTTCAAACAATCTTTCGTTCCTAAAACATTTTGGTACCTATCATCGATAGGATCCTTCATGATGATCTTTCATGGCGTGATTCAAAGCCAGTACCCCGTGACATTACTTCATTCAGTAAACTTTGTTATCTCCCTACGCAATATCAATCTTTATAACAAACGCCCAGCACCATTTTTAAACGTCGTCTTGCTGATGTCTTTTACAATCGTCCTGACATCTATTCCTTTTATCCTACAGTCCTTTATTTGTGAAAATAGCTGCTGGATGGCTACACCCAATATTTTTAACTTACCTATAAATCCCCCCAATCTCACATGGCGCATCGTAGGCTGTTTCGGACTTTTTATTTTTTCCAGCCGCTTTCTTGTGCAATGGCTTTATGCTGAGCGCTTTAAAACCAGCAATTTCCCTGAAGTTTTTTGGAAAATAGGATTCTTAGGCTGTCTATTGTCTCTCCTATACTTTATCAGAGTCGCCGATCCTATCAACATCCTTAGCTACGGGTGCGGCATCTTCCCTCCAATAGCTAATTTGTTCTTGATATACAAAAATCGAAAACGACTTATTTCTCAATCTGCTCAAAATCATACCTACTTCATTTCTGCAGGAGAAGCCAGCGGAGACCGTCTAGGGGCTGATTTAATAACTAAAATAAAAGCTAAACATCCGGAAATTCATTTTGTTGGAATTGGCGGTCCTTTAATGCGAGCTGCGGGAATGGAAGAAGTTCTGCCCATGGAGTCCTTCTGTATTTCCGGATTCAAAGAAGTCTTTTTAGCTATTCCAAAAATATTCCTCTTCTATAGGAAAATAGTTAGTTTCGTACTCCAAAAAAATCCAGAAAAGCTCATTTTCATCGACTTTCCTGATTTTCATTTCTTGATCATACGCAAGTTAAGAAAAAAGAAATTTACTAACAAAATAATCTTCTATGTCTGCCCAAGCATATGGGCCTGGAGAAAAAAAAGAAAAGTCTTCTTAGAAAAAAATGTCAACCTCCTGCTATCCCTACTACCTTTTGAAAAACAGCTTTTCAATGATTCCTCTCTTCGGGTGCTCTACGTAGGACATCCTCTCGTTAAAGAAATTGAACAGCATCAGCCAGAGCCCTGCTGGAAAGATAAATGTAACGTTTCTGAGGGAGATTTTGTCGCCTTTTTCCCAGGAAGTAGACATGGAGATATTCTCAAAAATCTTCCTGTGCAATTACAAGCATTCAAAGCCTCCTCGCTACAAAGCTCTCATCAGGCATTAATATCTTGTAGCTCCCCAGCATTCGCTAAAAGCATCTCGGAAATAGCAAGAAAAGAACAAATAGAGCGATTCTCTATCATTCCAAGTGAATACAGGTATGAACTAGCAAAATCATGTCAATGCGCCATAGCCAAATGCGGAACGATTGTTTTTGAAACAGCTCTAATGCAGACTCCGACAATTGTAACTTGTAGACTAGGATCTATAGATGCGTTCCTGATCAAGTACCTATTTAGAATATTTTTGTCTTCTTACTGTTTGCCTAATATCATCTTGGGCAAAATAGTTTTCCCAGAATTTCTTGGAAGCAAAGAAGACACTTCTCCAAAAGAAATCGCAACCGCAATTGAACGCACACTATCTTTGGAAGAAAAGCATCTACAACAACTTTGTTGCCGAGAGTTAAAAGAAGTCATGGAGTCAAATATTTCTTCTGAAGAAGATATCATTTCAGCGATTGTTAACTAA